The genomic region TTCTAATAAGAAAAGGCAATAGTGCTTCATTGCTCAAAGGCTGTGCTGTACTACTCTGCTGAACATACGGACTAAATGCCAGCAGCAAAACTCAGATGGCTGAGCAAAACTTGTTGGCAGACCTCTGCTGTCATGCAGTGACCCAGTGGAAAACTAAGCAGATATCCATGGAAAATGGTAGGCATTTTGCCTATACAAAAAGTTCAACACAACCAACGGGCCATGCGATAAAGTACAATGATAGAGAACAGAGTGTGACGGCTCTGGAGGCATTAGAAAGACTGATGCCCGTTAGAAGTGAGACAAGGCATAGATAGAGGGGAGGAGGATGGGCGGCTGCTGCTCCCTTTGCGACACAGAGGGGTGAAAGGTTCTTTTCTCAAAATGATATGCTCAGCTTGAGGACTGAACGCAAAGCTTTGAACTGACAAAAGCTAAAGAGAACAGAAAACAGCCACATTGGCGCTATGTCAAAGTTTTTCATTTACACATTCTCGAACACAGATGTACACACGTCTCTAATCATACATTTTTGATCTTCAACCCCCAGGGCTTGCATTAGAATTAAAGCACTGGAACATTTAAGTGTGCTTTTAAAACTAAACTTTGTGCAGTGAAGTAGAAACGATAAACACAGTTTCTAAACACACTTTCTTAATCTGTCATTTTTGAAGTGAACATGAAGAAATGAGTTCAGTATAAACAAAATATCAGTTTCCAGTTGGCCTGGTGTAAAAAGATACATCTGTAAACATGCTGGGTTTTGCTAAAGAACCATCAAGTGATAGAATTTGTTTAGGCTTGTTTATTTTCATTCCAAATCAACCCGCAGTTTTGACCCTGGAACACAGTTAGCGCCTGACCTTAATATCATTAAAGGAAATATGAGAAGTAACACagctgctcttaatgcatcctgTGATCTTTGTGTACCGCAAGATGCGGACTTATTTTATAGCTTTCCACTCTGACATCATTAGATTATGGAGACAGAGGGCAGCACAAACCTCTGACCTGACTGACCAGGTGCAATTGAAAAAATCAGGTGCCATAAAATGTGACGGTCCATTACAGACAGCCCCAAGCACCACCATCACGTCCCCCAGCCTTGTTGTAAAACTGTTGCGTTTACACTGCTCAAACACAGCGGCCCCCTCACCTGATCTCACGACCCCAGGCAGCAAGCACACTTGCCCGCACAAAGAGTTTGCTGTGCGGACACAGCGACTCTCCGTCCAGTCCCCTCCTTCCCCCTCTCTCCCTGTCTCTCTCACTTGAAGTCTCTAAGTTCCCTTGAAACTCAGTATTGTTTCACTCCAAGTGTTTTGCAAGCATGAAGGGAATCATCAGTCATGGTTAAAGCATGAAATCTTCACTGTATGTGAGAATGTGAGGAAAGTAATATAACAACAATACAGTGAGTAAAACAAATCCCTTGAAACTAAACTGAAAGTGGATGAATACCAGATACCAAGGAAATTTAAATTAATGAATCCCACAGAACGACAATATATTACAGTGCAGGATCCTATAGTGTCTGTGTATAAATAGAAACTACTGCAAAACATAAATAGTCTAAACAAAAAGTCACTGTAGTAGAGTTTCAATTACAGAAGTGAATACTGCTTATCAATGAAACCACCTTTGGTCCATAAAATTCacaagcaatttaaaaaaaaggaacAAAATCCCAGCGCGGCTTCTCTATGCCTCAACCAACAAACAACCTCACTTTTTACATGAATGGATTCACAGGAACCGAGAAAAAGACCGAGAGTCTCGACAGAAAGAGTTCCTCTAACCTACCTGACCCTATTATACAGGATACAAGAGTGAGTATCCTACTCTTAAAATATGGATTACTTACTCTCTAACGTgcaacaacattaattttatgTTGTATGAAATACAAATGTACATTGGTATTAAAGGGACAAATCCGCGGGATGCGACACTGCTTATCCACACCTCCAACTGAGAGTTTCGGGTTCGGTTAATTTCTTAAAAGAGTGCTTTTTAAGTAACGTTACCTTAACTTTTTAGAGTATACATTATAGCGAGTTACCTCAGGGTTTAAAGTCAAATTTAAAACTGATaacttaataatataatataattagttTTAAAAGTGTTGGGATATCATTAGGTATGGTCCGATACGCGTATGAAAAGGCTGCATTTAAACCCCCAAATCTCTCACGCACAAGCACGTGTACTCACAAACAAGACGGAAAAATAAACTTACAATCCTTGTGGTATCTTTTGGTGCTCCTAGAATTTTAAGGCTAGCCTTTGGTAACCAGATTCCGATGCCTGGAGAAAATGTCAAAGTCTTGTGGTTATCCGTACGAGAGGATGGCGTGATTGTCCCTCTGCGCTCCGACTGCACTTGCTGATATAGTGCTGAGAGTAACGCCTCCTGAGGCCGATCGGAAAAGTGAATCACTCAAGTTTCTGTCTAACAACAATGTGAGCGGCGGACGTGCGACACATCGGATTTCCACTCCCTGTTTAAATAGCGATATAAACAAAAAGCCTGTTCGAATATCAGAATAagcttttgtgtttttgttttcgcACGAGAGTTGTTTAGTGAAAAAAATCAAAGACGCATATGCATGCGAAAGTTTCATTGAGGACTTGTAAGTCCTTCTAGTTTCACAGGCTGAAATATGCATAATGTGTTAATATTCTCatgatttttatatcagtaaagCATTTTAGATAGTTTTTGCACTTTTCAGTCATGTCTTTGTTaggtaatattttataataaccaTTAATATTGGAGCAATAGTCCTGCATATTTTATATTGCTAACATCATTCAAATAGGTAaaatgttatatgtgaccctggaccacaaaaccagctgaAATTATGGATTTCTCTTTTATtctatgattagtaatatgcatggttaagaacttcattcagacaaatttaaaggcgattttctcaatattttgatttttttttttttttttttttttttttttgcaccctcaggtttcaGATTTTTGaatagctgtatcttggccaaatattgtcctatcagctttcagatgatgtataaatctcaatgtaTACATCTTCTGGTTTTTCCAtgactaataataatataatatgcaaTTATATGTAATACAACTGCTTTATGGTAAAGTCTTGTATAAAATGCAGCTTGCAATGTGTTGTAGTTAGTAGCAGGtgaattttgttttgttatttttcctGTCCCACGACTGTTTTATTCTTTTTGCATCCTCTTGGCAATCCCTCAAAGACTTCCAGGCAGTCTGCTAAATTTAACCACGAGGAAGCTCACCTGTTCTGAATCTTCAGCTGGCCTCTGTTTAGCTTTATGTTTTCTGGCTAATGGCCAGTGCCTATTGTGTGTGATATGGAAAAGTGGAAATTGAAGTGAAACATTCAAACTCAATGGAATCTTAATGGGATAAATTGCTCACAAGCATGGAGTGAAGTGTTCCATTTGATTGTAGAAGCAGTAGTGCATTGATTCAACTGCAAAACATAATTTGGCTTCCTCTAGCAATGTGAGGGTACTGATGGAAAAGAGATAAGCCAGATGAATGGTATGAATGGTAACCACAACATTACACGGAAAGTGTTAGGCCTTGCCAGCATTATTTTTTAATGGTGCGAATAATTTGGACGGAAGTTGAGATTGATCAATGTGCTTCTCTATGTAAACATATCAAATGAGATGGAACACCTGCCTAAGCAATACACATAATTTGTGGAGCTGCCCCTGAAATAAAGAAATGCACATTAAATTTATGTACACATGCAAAGTTCTCACATTAAAGGCAACTTCACACCAGACTCACCAACAATTTGATTGTTCAACGGTCTCTGTTTGCAGAGCCTGACCATACAGAGTGGAAACCACCAGGTCTTTTTCTGAAGCATGCATAGAAATCCAACAGTTGAAAGACATTTGGTTTTAGTTAGGGGCGTAGTCTGGTAAAACCGAGACATGTTCCAAATTAAAGATTGTTAAAATGGTCTTTCCATCTTATTAAGTTTTCACTGGAGTCCATTCTTTGTGTCTGCAGGAAAGGAAAGGTTTTCACAAAATAACTCTGGTTTTGCATTAAACACTTGTGGGGGTTTAACACAgcatataaaacaaaaaatatcacTAATTTTCTGACAACCACATTGTTGACAGCTTTATTAACAAATTGCTATCAACAGCCTGTAGCCCGTTCACATCACATCATAGAGTGAAGGAACATTTTAAACTAATATCCGTGGTGGGACCACCAGGAAAGTTGAGACAAGGACAAATGATGCATCCATTGATAAATAAATTTCACATTTCACTTTCACAGTCTGCGTTTACATACCTACCTGCCCACATGGGCTTCTGACTATAGAATTCAAACAATATGTGGCAGACCAGACATTCAAGCAAAGGAATAGCTCACTTCCAACGTGACAGCAATTATTTCAAAACATGCTGCGTCAGAAGACTCCTCCAAACTGCTTTGTTAACAAATGGCCGGTCTGCATTCATACATTGAATGAGCTGAGCTACGCAAGCGTGGCGTCGCGTTGTGTTGTGTTGCGCAGCGGGATGCCAAACAAGAGCTtgttagtaacagaggcttgacATGCTCGCAGCTTATCGGATAAGATAAGAAAACGATGAAAATGAGCGGCTAGATCTCCTATTATGTGTTAGAATTTGCATTATGCGTTATAGTTAATAGAGTACTGTATTCCGTTTTTAACTAGTTGCCTCGATGCCCCCTTTCTCGGGAGCAGTGAAGAGGCTTTGATCTCGTTGCCATGGTAGCTGTCAGAAGCGCAGCGCAAACCGCAGCCTGCTGCAGCCTGTCTGGCGCAAGACTTGTCCAACTCTAGTTAGAAATGCTTAACTAATGAATTCTAATCAAGACTTACTGCTTGGATGCGTTACCTCGCTTCGTTTAACCACTTTAGTTTCGAAAGCGGCTTGCTTGATATTCAAATACAGCACTTTCTAAACTAAACTCAGTGGTGCGTGGAATCACTAAGGATGTCACAGAGGTGAGTAATAACTGCCCTTTAATTTGTGCACTTCACTGCAAAACGGGAATGTTGATGTGATGCCAAGAACCACCGTGGTGTTTATAATTAACGAAAACTTTTTAATGTctgtgtgagaaactgaacatttGTTACAGCTGTTAACTCTGTAACGTTCAGAATAGTATAACTTTATATCAAGATAATATGCAACATGTCTTTGTGCAAAATAGGATGGTGCAAAAGAAGAAAAGAGTTCTAGTAAGAACGCTTACTAGGAGAAAGTCCACATTGTATTGCAGTTCCTATGACAACGTGGAGCCAAACTACTGAGAACCAGCAGTATTTTTGTCCTCAAATAGGAGCTATTCAAATCAGCTTTAGTGTAGGTGGAGGCAAGCTATTTTCAGTCATCCTACACCATTACTTTTTTAAAGCAAAGCATTACTAGTACTGCATGTGttgaaagtacattttaaattccTCAAGAAAGGTTTTTTCCTCATCATTCGCTAGTTTCAGTGGACCTCCATTAGTTACTGCAGATTTGTAGAATTTCTGTCTTTGTTGTTTGCTATATTTAAGATATCTCTAAGAGGCGCCTCTCTATTTTATTGTAAATGTTCTTTTACAACCACCCTTCTAACCTCCTCCCACAACTCCTCCCCAGCTCCCCCTCCCGCTCTAACTATCAAGTCCCCTCCTTTGATTTTGCCATCCCTACAATTTGAGTAGCTCTTGGCAGTGCTAATGCCCAGAGGGGAACAATACTGTATGGGTCCATCAGAATAAGAAAAGAAGGTGGTTTCACCCTCGCCATGAACTCTTTCAACAATCACAAAAGGAGCACCCACATGCAAGGGAGTCAAAGGGGTCAGAGGACATCTGTGGAATTCATGTGTATTCAACTTTAGAAAACGGAGAATGGAGAAATAATGTTTGTCAGGGGATTTCTTCCATTATGCTGACTTACGGTGAATTCAATGTGCGTTCTGTGGTTTCCCACATTTAGGTTGCACAGTCAGACGCAGGACGTGCTAATTTTGGCCTGAGGGTCTAAAAACCAAGGGTCGGGAAAACTTTCCCAGAGGGCAGGTGCTCTCAACAGGTGTAATTAGGCCTGTTAACAAGTACTAGTGCAGATTTACATGTCTCTGCTGATTGCATTTCAAAGACGGATTGTCGTTGAAGGCcatggacatttttaaatatggaaaatcctatatacagttaaagtcaaaagtttaccttgcagaatctgcaaaatgttaattattttaccaaaataagagggatcatacaaaatgcatgttattgttttatatagcactgatctgaataatgtatttcacataaaagatgtttacaagagaaaataatagttgaatttattaaaaatgaccctgtttaaaagtacATACACTttcttcttaatactgtgttcttacctgaatgatccacagctgtgttttttgattagtgatagttcttcatgaatcccttgtttgttctgatttgttcaaattctttggtttttcagcatttttgtgaatttgaaccctttccaacaatgactgtataattttgagatccatcttttcacactgaggacaactgagggactcatatgcaactaatacaaAAGATtctaacactcactgatgctccagaaggaaaaacaatgcacttagagccaggggtgtaaacttttgaacagaataaacatgtacatttatcttattttgGCTCAATAtccattttttcatttagtactgccctataGAAGCtgcaaaagatacttacatgtttcccagaagacaaaatttgtTAAATTTACCCCTATCtataaatttcaaaagttttcgaCCCTAGGGCATCGTTTCtctttctagagcatcagtgaccATTTGAATCTTTTGTTACAGtggcgtatgagtccctcagttgtcctcagtgtggaaatatggatcttaaaatcatagagtcattgttggaaagggttcaaatacacaaaaatgctgaaaaaataataataataatttgtgggacctgaaggatttttctgaagaacagtgggcagtttaactgttcaggacaataaATGGACCCATGAatcactatcactaaaaaaaaacatggattaTTTAGGTagcaacatagtattaagaatcaagtgtaggGACATTTTTggatggggtcatttttataaatgtttcatttattttctcttgtgcactatatgtaaacatctgttatgtgaaataccttattcagatcagtactaaatgaaaaataacatgcactttatatgatctctcttaatttggtcaaataattgtattaaggtgtatgtaaacttttgacttcaactgtatattggcATGCATTAATACAATAAACCGCTTTTTACATGTATAAAATGTATCTACACATGAATACAAGTAGAATTTATGATTTACAAGACTATTATCTCATATATATAATCTCTTTCCTCTACCCAGTTCATATGCCCAAATGTGGGATGCTGCTCAGGGAGCTTTGGAAAACCTTTTGGAGGATGAATATCCCACAATGCAGCTCCGTCCTCAAAAGGACCGTCTTCAGGTCTTTCAGACATTGGCAACTTTCTACCTGCGCTACCTGAAGATATTCCGTGCCCTGGAGGAGGTTAATGATCAGATCGTTCACCCCCAGAAGAGGCGTGTTGTGCACCAGGTTCTTGAGGGGGTGATGGGACGACTGGTAGAGCTGAAGAATGAGATGGTGGAGCTAGAGTACTCAGAGTTTCACTACTTTGATGACATATTGCAGGATTTCAAAATGACACCTGTGAGTGAGATAACAAAATATACTGTTACATGTACAGAATGCTGGAAATGTTTTGGTCTGTTGTGGATGTCGATTCAGAGGAGAGGGCCTAGAGGGAATTTAGGAGATTTGGGTTCGGGGAAGATTTAACTGCTCAATGTCAAAGTGGATTTTACTGAGCTAAGCCTCTTGTTTTTCTCTCAATTGCTAATTGGGGTCACTAGTGCACAACTTTTACATATGACCTTCTCTATTCAGGGCTGTATTGTCTGAAAataatttaaatctttttttaggAGGATCTTGAGATACCTATTCCACGCTATTTCGTGAGGGAAAAAATGAGGGCActaaaagagagagaaaagatgTTGGCCCATATATTGGCAAAAGGAGGACATCAGGAACATAAAACTGTGAGTGTATCTTTATGTAAAACACATTAGCAATATATTTCCTCTCAATGCAAGTACTTGCATTGCAGTATACATCAGGTGTGTTGTTCTGGTTGGTTTAGCAGGTGCCAGTTCAGTCCATGTCTGTGGAGCGGGCTTTGTGGCTGTTGCAGGTCAGTGAGCGAGCTCGGCAGGGAAGACTGAGAGCTCACTTCATGAAGACAATTCGGCAAGAGCAACAAAGAAGACTTCAGGGTAGCTCTAGAATGCTGGACCCTGACCAGGCAGCCACCTGCATTCAGAAGGTATCTGGCATCACTTGAATTTCAACTGAAAGTTTGTAGTCCAGTGAAATCACTAAAACATTGCAAAGATGGTTTTGAAATTGTCAAAACAAATAAATGATAGGAAAACTTTTATACAGTGAATGTAAATGTTTActaatgttttttatatattaataaatagttCACTTTtcactttattgtttatttttagatTCCAAAAATTGTATGGCtttcaaaaactttgaagctctaAATAGGAAATGCAATTAATTCATGTCTTTACTGGATTATTATAAGTCTTTTGAAGCTTTGTATGGTAGACAGATCAGATTTAAGCCTTTATTCACTCTCAAATCAAGTTAATTTAATCAAACAGTGCAGGCGTACACAGACCATATTAAATATGAAGACACAAACCAGAAAACAGAGTACACCAGTCCAGTTGTATAAATTCATTTAATGTTTTATGACCATTTTCGAGCCTGAAAGTTTAGGAGAAATGCTTGAAACATTCTGTTTTTTGTGTTGCTgaccttatttttttatttttatttttattttattgttgttttgtcAGTTTTGTTAgttattcattttgttttgttgttaaatgctcatatttttaaatttgacACCATTGTATCAAGTATTGAGGTCAATTTTAACATTAGAATCATTTAAAatttggtaaatattggtcacaaacacagatatttactttaaatttcaccaggctgattactcactaaaaacttacACAGaccatgttttcatgccattttaagtcttattttgatgtaacaaattggttatatctaagtgtgggAGTTGTtttcttactttttaaaatgagtTTTCCCATTAAAGCTTGgctaacgccattatattgttaattcagactgattcaTGAATGAGCACGGACACAAGATGTaggatttattgcatgaaccaatcacagcagatcataaccagtcatgtccaatcatatcgcgatggaggcgTTGCCTCCTCTTGTGTGACTTTTCTCCATTCATTCTCCATTCATTCTCTTCCAGCATTATTACAGTGTTTAGTGTTATCAGAGTATGCCAACTGGCTAttgaggaaattaaaaaaaagttgttatGGCCCATAAGATGATAAACACATCATAGCAACgataaatatataattatctaAATTGAAGTTGATGATCTAGCATTATACACAAGGAAGGTAATGTATGCTGCCCTACCTGTGCATGAACTCAAATGTTGTAGAGGTCAGGCCATCTCCTAACACAGTCATCAGTTGTCACATTTGGCATGAAGTCCGCTCACAAAGGACTATGATGACATGCGATCCGACCCAAGCATAAAAGATATATGTCCAACTCATCTGTGGGAATAATGTGCTTGTAGGCCCTTTGGCAGCAGGAGGGAGATTAGCATTGTAGTGCTAAGAGACGGGAAAAGGAAAGCATTCCTGGATTTTAGGTGTTGTTTTTCAGTGCCATCCTAATCATGAAATCTGAGCTCATGTATCTTGACGTCTTTTTGAGTGAGTGTTTGCTACGGTTGTTGAACCCAGACAGAGATGCAGCCTGAAAGAGATAGCAGATATGATTTTGGAGCTCTGAAGTTTTTTACAATGCAGGTGTAAAACTGACATTGCTGAATGAAAAGGTACAGAAAAGCTTAGTCCTTAAGGAGCCTCAGCTCTGTAGCTCATTGGTAATTCGCTTTCAAATAGCTCATCCAACAAGCATTTTGTACCTCGTTTGAATGTCATCGTGAATGCGATTACAGAAGGTGATAAACAGAGATTTTGGGCTCTCACACTGCGGGGCTGTTTTCACAAGGTCTAATCCTCCCTTCGCCCCCTTTCTGTAGCTCACAGCAAAGCAGATTTCTGTGCTGTGAAACCCTGGAAACATAATCCTCTCTCTTCAGTTGGCTATTGTTGTTTTAGCATCATTGTCGTTCAAACTAAAAAGgaggaattattaaaaaaatacaagaaaaatcCTCGCCTGCATTTATGAACTAAAAGCGTCTTGAGATTGATTTGCCTTAGTGTTGAGGTTAAC from Garra rufa chromosome 12, GarRuf1.0, whole genome shotgun sequence harbors:
- the drc11 gene encoding dynein regulatory complex protein 11 encodes the protein MSQSSYAQMWDAAQGALENLLEDEYPTMQLRPQKDRLQVFQTLATFYLRYLKIFRALEEVNDQIVHPQKRRVVHQVLEGVMGRLVELKNEMVELEYSEFHYFDDILQDFKMTPEDLEIPIPRYFVREKMRALKEREKMLAHILAKGGHQEHKTVPVQSMSVERALWLLQVSERARQGRLRAHFMKTIRQEQQRRLQGSSRMLDPDQAATCIQKVWRGYRDRRRVNKEYLEEMIFLGMIPAQQTTSSPAQLHAQQVESRRHCVQEEHEAEYQRALVNIKEAVRSVDGPDIKESLQEQIRQWFIECRDATGKFPDFPSTEDGGSASIFAQKTPEEVAAEFAAKEEEREKKKKSKGEKNKKGNDRKEKKKEKKGKMKGKKGKGDTEVGPSLDKNVSLLHRNQ